A window from Rhizosphaericola mali encodes these proteins:
- a CDS encoding DUF4476 domain-containing protein, producing MSIYKKVSLGFLFVICSLLTISSFAQSDTRTHFIYIQSDGQQPFYVILNSKTYSSSSVGYLIISKLKDGKYNITIGFPQDKYPAKTYLCNIAGTDAGYRLKKTGDIWSVVNRQTGETLAVVEDGSQQTAATETTTPSDKSDNNASFGALLAKTSNDTTNYKAIADAKKAKAVMAEKSTGLDTSKPVTEGRVSNEIIKNKERAITRVNNAKPTFKESDYTAEDNQEKTVVDSDVRSMIKTQERKDRRGISLEFVSTSANNTDTITAFIPSDEATTSNEVASTNNIEKSDVAANTNNNNTTSDAKNDSSNPFYKGTTKKTATSNDNLAAFSDDESKSEESTKKEVVKTKDKSVTTASGNEIFNSTCTDQLSDKDLDKIKKKMIAKNSDDEMILVARKAIDTKCVYTAQIKQLGDLLLSDASRFSLYRLLYPNVYDGGQYKSLESQLLDKNYKSQFEALINKN from the coding sequence ATGTCTATATATAAAAAGGTATCATTAGGATTTTTATTTGTAATATGTTCATTATTAACGATTTCGAGTTTTGCACAAAGTGATACTCGTACACATTTTATATATATACAATCCGATGGTCAGCAACCATTTTATGTTATCTTAAATAGCAAAACTTATAGTTCTTCTTCTGTTGGTTATTTGATTATTTCCAAATTGAAAGATGGAAAATATAATATTACGATTGGTTTCCCACAAGATAAATATCCAGCTAAAACATACTTGTGCAATATTGCAGGTACCGATGCTGGTTATCGTTTGAAAAAGACGGGTGATATTTGGAGCGTTGTAAATAGACAAACTGGTGAAACGCTTGCTGTGGTAGAAGATGGAAGTCAACAAACTGCAGCAACAGAAACTACTACACCTTCGGATAAATCGGATAATAACGCATCTTTTGGTGCTTTGCTTGCAAAAACGTCTAATGATACAACTAATTACAAAGCGATAGCAGATGCTAAAAAGGCAAAAGCGGTAATGGCAGAAAAATCTACAGGTTTAGATACATCTAAACCTGTTACGGAAGGTCGTGTGAGCAACGAAATTATAAAAAATAAAGAACGTGCTATTACCCGAGTTAATAATGCCAAGCCTACTTTCAAAGAATCAGATTATACAGCAGAGGATAATCAAGAGAAAACAGTTGTCGATAGTGATGTTCGTAGCATGATAAAAACGCAAGAACGTAAAGATAGGAGAGGTATCTCACTTGAATTTGTTTCAACTTCTGCGAATAATACGGATACAATTACTGCATTTATCCCAAGTGATGAAGCCACCACCTCAAATGAAGTGGCGTCTACAAATAATATAGAGAAAAGTGACGTTGCTGCTAATACCAATAACAATAACACAACTTCGGATGCAAAAAATGATAGTAGCAATCCTTTCTACAAAGGTACCACTAAAAAGACAGCCACCTCCAATGATAATTTAGCAGCATTTTCTGATGATGAATCGAAATCTGAAGAATCAACCAAAAAGGAAGTTGTTAAAACAAAAGATAAAAGTGTCACAACGGCTTCTGGTAATGAAATTTTCAACAGCACTTGCACAGACCAATTATCAGATAAAGATTTGGATAAAATCAAAAAGAAAATGATTGCTAAAAATTCTGATGATGAAATGATTTTGGTTGCAAGAAAAGCTATTGATACAAAATGTGTTTATACAGCACAGATCAAACAATTGGGTGATTTGTTATTGAGTGATGCATCAAGATTCTCTTTATATCGTTTACTTTATCCAAATGTTTACGATGGTGGTCAATACAAATCATTAGAATCTCAATTGTTGGATAAAAATTACAAATCACAATTCGAAGCTTTAATTAACAAAAATTAA
- the upp gene encoding uracil phosphoribosyltransferase — MSESHSLISNWVSELRNVHVQGDRMRFRRNLERIGEAISYELSKTLPYVEKEIETPLGIHNSKVLEAQPVVSTILRAGLPMHGGVLNYFDHADNAFISAYRKHHKDGSFEIKVEYISSPSLDNRILIVVDPMIATGASLVSAVHALKDQGNPSQIHVVCAIACTQGVEYVEKGLGSNVTIWCGDIDEEMTAKSYIVPGLGDAGDLAYGSKLQD, encoded by the coding sequence ATGAGTGAAAGTCACAGCTTGATCAGTAATTGGGTAAGTGAACTTAGAAATGTCCATGTACAGGGAGACAGAATGCGTTTTAGAAGAAATTTAGAACGTATCGGAGAAGCTATCTCTTATGAATTAAGTAAGACTTTACCATATGTTGAAAAAGAAATTGAAACGCCATTAGGTATTCATAATAGCAAAGTATTGGAAGCGCAACCTGTCGTTTCTACGATTTTAAGAGCTGGTTTGCCAATGCACGGCGGTGTGTTGAATTATTTTGACCATGCAGACAATGCATTTATTTCTGCTTATCGTAAACATCACAAAGATGGTTCATTTGAAATTAAAGTAGAATATATCAGTAGCCCATCCTTGGATAATAGGATTTTGATCGTTGTGGATCCGATGATCGCAACTGGAGCATCATTGGTGAGTGCTGTTCATGCTTTGAAAGATCAAGGCAATCCTAGCCAAATTCACGTAGTATGTGCGATAGCTTGTACGCAAGGAGTGGAGTACGTAGAGAAAGGTTTAGGAAGTAATGTGACTATTTGGTGTGGTGATATTGATGAAGAAATGACTGCGAAATCTTATATCGTTCCTGGATTAGGGGATGCAGGTGATCTTGCTTATGGTTCCAAATTACAAGATTAA
- a CDS encoding anhydro-N-acetylmuramic acid kinase produces MIYRAIGLMSGSSLDGLDIAMVEFEEVRGQWNYNVEAADTIAYSDEWKNKLQSATQMNARDYLHLHSEYGLYLGKLTQEFIENNHLEHRVQMIASHGHTTFHEPQNQFTAQLGDGAAIAAETNINVVSDLRALDVALGGQGAPIVPMGEKFLFPDYGYYLNIGGITNISIQSEDKIIAFDVAPANRILNLLAAKKGQEFDGDGNIAAAGKVDTALLTKLNSLDYYKNSGAKSLANDFGTDTIFPIIENAQLSTEDAMATYIEHIAMQIGYAVSANPRPKNSNKMLITGGGAFNAFLIKRISYFMKQYGIEVVIPEKDTVAFKEAIIMAFLGLLRWREENTTLATVTGASRNSIGGAIWMGQEY; encoded by the coding sequence ATGATTTACAGAGCAATAGGATTAATGAGCGGTTCTTCTTTAGATGGTTTGGATATCGCAATGGTCGAGTTTGAAGAAGTAAGAGGTCAATGGAATTATAATGTAGAAGCTGCAGATACAATTGCATATTCTGATGAGTGGAAAAATAAATTACAATCAGCTACGCAAATGAATGCAAGAGATTATCTGCATTTGCATAGTGAATACGGTCTTTATTTGGGTAAATTAACCCAAGAATTTATAGAAAATAACCACTTGGAGCATCGCGTGCAAATGATTGCTTCTCACGGACATACAACGTTTCACGAACCACAAAATCAATTCACTGCACAATTGGGAGACGGCGCAGCCATTGCAGCCGAAACAAATATAAATGTGGTCAGTGATTTAAGAGCTTTGGATGTTGCATTGGGTGGACAAGGTGCGCCCATCGTACCCATGGGTGAAAAATTTCTTTTTCCCGACTACGGATATTATTTAAATATTGGCGGCATTACCAATATTTCCATTCAATCTGAGGATAAAATTATAGCCTTTGATGTAGCTCCTGCAAATCGTATTTTAAATCTTTTAGCTGCCAAAAAAGGACAAGAATTTGATGGAGACGGAAATATCGCGGCCGCGGGGAAAGTAGACACCGCCTTATTAACCAAGTTAAATAGTTTGGATTATTATAAAAATTCGGGAGCAAAATCCTTGGCAAACGATTTCGGTACAGATACAATTTTCCCAATTATCGAAAATGCGCAATTATCGACAGAGGATGCCATGGCGACCTATATCGAACATATCGCTATGCAAATTGGTTATGCGGTTTCAGCCAATCCTCGTCCCAAAAATTCCAATAAAATGTTGATTACTGGTGGTGGCGCTTTCAATGCTTTTTTAATCAAACGTATTAGTTATTTTATGAAACAATACGGAATTGAAGTGGTCATCCCAGAAAAAGATACCGTTGCATTCAAAGAAGCAATCATCATGGCATTTTTAGGTCTTTTACGTTGGAGAGAAGAAAATACGACATTAGCAACCGTGACAGGCGCAAGTAGAAATAGTATTGGTGGTGCTATTTGGATGGGACAAGAATATTAA
- the ade gene encoding adenine deaminase has product MQLKGNIVDIENKRIYPGEVIFENGKITAANELKGEKFDSYILPGFVDAHVHVESSMLIPSEFARIAVTHGTVSTVNDPHEIANVIGIEGVKYMIENGKQVPFKFNFGAPSCVPATVFETAGATLDSKAVAELLASDDVKYLAEMMNFPGVLFKDPEVLAKIEAAHKAGKPVDGHAPGLRGEDAAKYAAAGITTDHECFTAPEALDKLAVGMHILIREGSAAKNFEALIDLLNDYPDKIMFCSDDKHPDSLVLGHINQLCQRAVAKGIDIFKILQAACINPVKHYKLDVGLLKIGDPADFIEIKDLKDFQVLKTYIDGQLVAENGQTNIESVTEKVINQFEITNINIEDLAIKSEEYPSQDGKIPVMEALDGQLITNKLYFEPKLGGDLIISDAERDILKMVVVNRYFDAPVAKAFIKNFNFKSGAIASTVAHDSHNIIAVGVDDESIYRAIQLLIAAKGGVSWVNGAEEKVLPLPVAGLMSEKDGFEVAKAYTEIDHAAKSLGSQLSAPYMTLSFMALLVIPHLKLSDKGIFDGDSFSFL; this is encoded by the coding sequence ATGCAATTGAAAGGAAATATAGTCGATATAGAAAATAAAAGAATTTATCCTGGTGAAGTAATATTTGAAAATGGAAAAATTACAGCCGCAAACGAATTGAAAGGAGAGAAGTTTGATTCCTACATTTTACCTGGATTTGTAGATGCGCACGTTCACGTGGAAAGCAGTATGCTGATTCCTTCAGAATTTGCGAGAATTGCGGTAACACATGGAACGGTTTCTACGGTCAATGATCCGCATGAGATTGCCAATGTTATTGGGATAGAAGGTGTGAAATACATGATTGAAAATGGGAAACAAGTTCCATTCAAATTCAATTTCGGTGCACCAAGTTGTGTTCCTGCCACCGTATTTGAGACCGCGGGAGCTACATTGGATAGTAAAGCGGTTGCCGAATTATTGGCAAGTGATGATGTGAAATATTTGGCAGAAATGATGAATTTTCCTGGCGTCTTATTCAAAGATCCTGAGGTATTGGCTAAAATTGAAGCCGCTCATAAAGCAGGCAAACCCGTTGATGGACATGCGCCAGGATTACGTGGGGAAGATGCTGCAAAATATGCTGCGGCAGGTATTACCACAGATCATGAATGTTTCACAGCTCCAGAAGCTTTGGATAAATTGGCTGTTGGAATGCATATTTTGATTAGGGAAGGAAGTGCCGCCAAGAATTTTGAAGCTTTGATCGATCTTTTAAATGATTATCCGGATAAAATCATGTTCTGCAGTGATGACAAACATCCCGATAGTTTGGTTCTTGGACATATCAATCAATTATGCCAAAGAGCTGTTGCGAAAGGAATTGATATTTTCAAAATATTGCAAGCGGCTTGTATCAATCCCGTGAAGCATTATAAATTAGATGTTGGTTTGTTGAAAATTGGCGATCCTGCGGACTTTATTGAAATAAAAGATCTGAAAGATTTTCAAGTTTTGAAAACATATATCGATGGGCAATTGGTTGCAGAAAATGGACAAACGAATATCGAATCAGTTACAGAAAAAGTGATCAATCAATTTGAAATCACAAATATTAACATAGAAGATCTTGCAATTAAATCCGAGGAATATCCTTCACAGGATGGAAAGATTCCAGTAATGGAAGCGCTCGATGGTCAACTCATTACGAATAAATTGTATTTCGAACCAAAATTGGGTGGTGATCTTATAATTTCAGACGCAGAAAGAGATATTTTGAAAATGGTGGTTGTGAATCGTTATTTTGATGCACCAGTAGCTAAAGCATTTATTAAAAATTTCAATTTCAAATCCGGTGCGATTGCCTCCACTGTGGCGCATGATAGTCATAATATTATCGCTGTTGGAGTAGATGATGAAAGTATTTATCGTGCTATTCAATTATTAATCGCTGCAAAAGGTGGTGTAAGCTGGGTAAATGGCGCTGAAGAGAAAGTGTTACCTCTGCCTGTTGCTGGTTTGATGAGTGAAAAAGATGGATTTGAAGTTGCAAAAGCATATACAGAAATAGATCATGCTGCGAAATCTCTCGGTTCGCAACTCAGTGCGCCGTATATGACATTAAGTTTTATGGCTTTGTTGGTGATTCCTCACTTGAAGTTGAGTGATAAAGGAATTTTTGATGGGGATAGTTTTAGTTTTTTATAA
- the trmD gene encoding tRNA (guanosine(37)-N1)-methyltransferase TrmD: protein MQIDILTVVPDLLASPLSHSIIKRAREKNLLQINIIHLRDWALNKYGQVDDYQFGGGAGMVMRCEPLANAIDDLQKEQPYDEIIYVTPDGKQHNQQIANELSLKEKILIICGHYKGIDQRIRDLYVTKEISIGDYVLSGGELAAAVIVDSVGRLIPGVLGDETSALSDSFQDNLLAPPVYTRPAEFRGLKVPDELMTGNPKIIDAWRDEQALKRTEERRPDLLQ from the coding sequence ATGCAAATAGATATTTTGACCGTTGTTCCAGATTTGTTGGCGAGCCCGCTTTCTCATAGTATTATAAAGCGTGCTCGTGAGAAGAATCTTCTGCAAATAAATATTATACATCTACGAGATTGGGCATTGAATAAATATGGTCAAGTCGATGATTATCAGTTTGGCGGTGGCGCTGGTATGGTGATGCGTTGTGAGCCTTTGGCAAATGCTATTGATGATTTGCAAAAAGAACAACCTTATGATGAGATTATTTACGTGACGCCTGATGGGAAGCAACACAATCAACAAATTGCAAACGAACTTTCACTAAAAGAAAAAATATTAATTATTTGCGGTCATTATAAAGGCATTGATCAACGAATCCGCGACTTGTATGTGACTAAAGAAATTTCTATAGGAGATTATGTATTGAGCGGAGGCGAGTTGGCTGCGGCGGTTATTGTAGATAGTGTTGGTCGATTAATTCCTGGTGTTTTGGGTGATGAAACTTCTGCCTTGTCCGATTCATTTCAAGATAATTTGTTAGCGCCACCCGTTTATACGCGTCCCGCAGAATTTCGTGGGTTGAAGGTGCCGGACGAACTGATGACGGGCAATCCTAAAATAATTGATGCTTGGCGAGATGAACAAGCATTGAAGCGCACCGAAGAAAGACGTCCAGATTTATTACAATAA